The proteins below come from a single Acidimicrobiales bacterium genomic window:
- a CDS encoding rubrerythrin family protein yields MSDLKGSKTQENLKEAFAGESQANRRYLYFAQKADVEGYPDVAALFRSVAEGETGHAFGHFDFLAEVGDPVTDEAVGPTEDNLRSAIAGETYEYTEMYPGFARTARDEGFDEIAEWLETLARAEKSHAGRFTKGLDELS; encoded by the coding sequence CAGACCTGAAGGGCAGCAAGACCCAAGAGAACCTGAAGGAAGCGTTCGCCGGCGAGAGCCAGGCCAACCGCCGGTACCTCTACTTCGCCCAGAAGGCCGATGTCGAGGGCTACCCGGATGTCGCGGCGCTGTTCCGTTCCGTCGCCGAAGGTGAGACCGGGCACGCGTTCGGCCACTTCGACTTCCTCGCCGAGGTCGGCGACCCGGTGACCGACGAGGCCGTCGGCCCCACCGAGGACAACCTCCGCTCGGCGATCGCCGGCGAGACCTACGAGTACACCGAGATGTACCCCGGTTTCGCCCGCACCGCCCGCGACGAGGGCTTCGACGAGATCGCCGAGTGGCTCGAGACCTTGGCCCGCGCCGAGAAGAGCCACGCCGGCCGCTTCACCAAGGGCCTCGACGAGCTCTCCTGA